In Candidatus Defluviibacterium haderslevense, the following are encoded in one genomic region:
- a CDS encoding helix-turn-helix transcriptional regulator, which produces MKEMPIGLKIKKFRQIKGIEVQEMAKELNITERWYRELENGQGKIQSEQLSKILSKLEIAEEVLNNYDTYFSQNNYMENSTNIATNTYHTDHNKEISEKLNTISEKFEHSQNEYINHLISENNFLKDQISFLNQILSDLKKPFKPI; this is translated from the coding sequence ATGAAGGAAATGCCAATCGGATTAAAAATTAAAAAATTTAGACAAATAAAAGGAATCGAAGTTCAAGAAATGGCAAAAGAACTAAATATCACAGAACGGTGGTATCGCGAATTAGAAAATGGTCAAGGAAAGATTCAATCTGAACAACTATCCAAAATATTATCAAAATTAGAAATCGCTGAAGAAGTTTTAAATAATTATGATACTTATTTCAGTCAAAATAATTATATGGAAAACAGCACAAACATTGCTACTAACACTTATCATACAGATCACAACAAAGAAATTTCTGAAAAATTAAATACTATTTCTGAAAAATTCGAACATTCTCAGAATGAATATATCAATCATTTGATTTCTGAAAATAATTTTCTAAAAGATCAAATATCATTTTTAAATCAAATTCTCAGTGATTTAAAAAAACCATTTAAGCCTATTTAA
- a CDS encoding M36 family metallopeptidase, with protein sequence MIFINYCAIGQFTLEHILPNLSDQKLNVQDLSTIRISSQYADPTTGFKHVYLEQQYKGIPIYPIQMSLHFDAHNQLMHKSGFLVSDIDSKIQTSRSRYSTIECVQVVIKSKQNVGTISPKVSRSAQKDQWETYLITEFNQDEIKSRPSFYVQEQLIKQAVQIFWKRKNSAEWWNVFVDPVNGSILEEHNQMLSCDLSHRSFEQKSLFSKDESSQTTALSNSCYRVYSIPVESPNHGSRSLVMTPWVKAPNASPFGWHSDGQFNYRSSQGNNVDAYEDMDNNDMPTGGDAARAVGGSALNFDFTYNPANAPAQNKNAAITNLFYWNNVMHDVWYQYGFIEAAGNFQYNNVNRGGQDLDNVIAEGIDYIDGARNNANFGTPVDGYPPQMQMYVWQTPTFDTAIIESPSNIAGKIMFVPAAIGPVIKAPISSDLILANDGSSNPSLGCNNYVNASAVNGKIALVDRGICSYVSKISKAQSAGAIALVICNNDPTEPFVIGGFSSGVNIPVVMIRESDCVKIKMELSRGVKLTLLPSSSYKFVVNNTSYIFSRAGFGPQIPTYLKASNVLAYDAVGNFNDVCQPIVNGSAINGKIAFVDDGNCDISFKAYKAQLEGAVATAVCKTTAGYPDPIPTGGYGQLVTIPVIELSQSDCQKIKNGLPSFGELSNTFPALADGNFDGGIISHEYGHGISNRLTGGPNNVNCLSNAEQAGEGWSDYFGLAMTMKITDYAYQNRGLATWSSGHAPSGMGIRNTPYNVDLNINPANYNQMPDVYHITQPHGIGYIWCSMIWDMTWALITQYGMEPDIYKSNSSAGNIKAFKLVMEGLKLQVCSPGFVDSRNAILKADTLLYGGANSCIIWNVFARRGLGYSANQGSSFRRDDGVSASNLPPGCLQMSEFQLFGLRPLGLNDVVLFADPQTDHIGLSWNVESAVEMQSMRLLKRYKSLDREAIDTIALNVQSNPLQYLDYAIVPNQDYHYKLQIIDSNQELLTSNWATAKIGSAKHSDWTLYPNPVSNELKIVSNLRDIQSISIQLYNLQKQQLDENHFVVHPHDVIRLNTSLLIPGIYFVAIRSGERVEYLKFVKG encoded by the coding sequence ATGATTTTTATAAATTATTGCGCAATAGGACAATTTACTTTGGAACATATATTGCCAAATCTTTCGGATCAGAAATTAAACGTACAAGACCTATCAACAATTCGCATTTCATCACAATATGCAGATCCCACTACTGGTTTTAAACATGTTTATTTAGAACAACAATATAAGGGAATACCCATTTATCCCATACAAATGTCTCTTCATTTCGATGCACATAATCAACTTATGCATAAAAGTGGATTTTTAGTATCAGATATTGATTCAAAAATTCAAACATCACGTTCACGATATTCAACAATAGAATGTGTTCAAGTAGTGATTAAAAGTAAACAAAATGTTGGAACCATTTCACCTAAAGTATCTCGTTCAGCACAAAAGGATCAATGGGAAACTTATTTAATTACAGAATTTAATCAGGATGAAATTAAATCCAGACCATCATTTTATGTTCAGGAGCAATTAATCAAACAAGCAGTTCAAATATTTTGGAAAAGAAAAAACAGTGCCGAATGGTGGAATGTATTTGTAGATCCTGTTAATGGTTCAATATTGGAGGAACACAATCAAATGTTGTCCTGCGATTTAAGCCACAGGAGTTTTGAACAAAAAAGTTTATTTTCCAAAGATGAATCTTCACAAACTACAGCTTTAAGTAACTCTTGTTATAGGGTCTATTCCATTCCGGTAGAAAGTCCCAATCACGGATCACGCAGTTTAGTCATGACTCCTTGGGTTAAGGCTCCTAACGCCAGTCCTTTTGGCTGGCATAGTGATGGACAGTTCAATTACAGGTCCAGTCAGGGAAATAATGTGGATGCCTATGAGGACATGGATAATAATGATATGCCTACAGGTGGTGATGCAGCACGTGCTGTAGGTGGTAGTGCATTAAATTTTGATTTTACTTACAATCCTGCCAATGCTCCTGCACAAAATAAAAATGCTGCGATTACCAATTTGTTTTATTGGAATAATGTGATGCATGATGTTTGGTATCAATACGGATTTATTGAAGCTGCCGGAAATTTTCAATACAATAATGTGAATCGTGGAGGTCAGGATTTGGATAATGTTATTGCTGAAGGAATAGACTATATTGATGGGGCAAGAAATAATGCCAATTTTGGAACACCGGTGGACGGGTATCCGCCACAGATGCAAATGTATGTCTGGCAGACGCCTACGTTCGATACTGCGATTATTGAATCTCCTTCAAATATTGCTGGTAAAATAATGTTTGTTCCTGCTGCAATAGGTCCGGTGATCAAGGCGCCTATTTCAAGTGATCTTATATTAGCCAATGATGGTTCTTCCAATCCAAGTCTGGGGTGTAACAATTATGTAAATGCCAGTGCTGTGAATGGAAAGATTGCTTTAGTGGACCGTGGTATTTGTTCTTATGTCAGCAAAATTAGTAAGGCACAAAGTGCAGGTGCTATAGCACTGGTCATCTGCAATAACGATCCAACAGAACCATTCGTCATTGGCGGATTTAGTAGTGGCGTTAATATTCCTGTGGTCATGATTCGTGAGTCTGATTGTGTTAAAATAAAAATGGAATTGTCCCGTGGTGTAAAATTGACATTATTGCCTTCCTCATCTTATAAATTTGTTGTTAATAATACCTCCTATATTTTTTCAAGGGCTGGTTTTGGTCCACAAATTCCTACTTATTTGAAAGCTTCTAATGTATTGGCTTATGATGCTGTAGGAAATTTCAATGATGTCTGTCAGCCGATAGTGAATGGAAGTGCCATTAATGGTAAGATTGCATTTGTGGATGATGGCAACTGTGATATCAGTTTTAAAGCTTATAAGGCACAATTAGAGGGTGCAGTGGCCACAGCGGTATGTAAAACAACGGCGGGTTATCCGGACCCTATACCAACCGGAGGTTATGGTCAATTGGTTACTATACCTGTGATCGAATTAAGTCAATCGGATTGTCAAAAAATAAAAAATGGTTTGCCATCTTTCGGTGAATTATCCAATACTTTTCCTGCGTTAGCAGATGGAAATTTTGATGGTGGTATTATATCACATGAATATGGTCATGGCATATCGAATAGACTAACCGGGGGACCGAATAATGTAAATTGTTTATCCAATGCAGAACAAGCGGGTGAGGGATGGAGTGATTATTTTGGTTTAGCTATGACCATGAAAATTACTGATTACGCTTATCAGAATCGCGGATTGGCTACTTGGTCTTCAGGTCATGCACCTTCAGGAATGGGTATCAGAAATACACCATACAATGTAGATCTGAATATTAATCCAGCAAATTACAATCAGATGCCCGATGTATACCACATAACACAGCCCCATGGGATCGGATATATCTGGTGTTCTATGATTTGGGATATGACCTGGGCATTAATAACGCAGTATGGGATGGAGCCTGATATTTATAAAAGTAATTCTTCTGCAGGAAATATAAAGGCATTTAAATTGGTCATGGAAGGACTCAAACTACAAGTTTGTTCGCCAGGATTTGTAGACTCCAGAAATGCAATATTAAAGGCCGACACCTTGCTTTATGGGGGAGCTAATAGTTGTATTATTTGGAATGTTTTCGCTCGTCGTGGATTGGGATATTCAGCTAATCAAGGCAGTAGTTTCAGGCGGGATGATGGCGTATCGGCTTCTAATCTACCGCCAGGATGTCTTCAAATGTCAGAATTTCAATTATTTGGTTTAAGACCATTAGGATTAAATGATGTAGTACTTTTTGCAGACCCACAAACAGATCACATTGGGTTAAGTTGGAATGTTGAATCTGCTGTTGAAATGCAATCCATGCGTTTACTTAAAAGATATAAATCCTTAGATCGAGAAGCTATCGACACCATTGCATTGAATGTGCAGTCCAATCCATTGCAATATCTGGACTATGCTATAGTACCAAATCAGGACTATCATTATAAATTACAAATCATAGATTCTAATCAAGAATTACTCACCAGTAATTGGGCTACTGCAAAAATAGGTTCTGCTAAACATTCAGATTGGACTTTGTATCCCAATCCTGTTTCCAATGAATTAAAAATAGTTTCTAATCTTCGGGACATCCAATCCATATCTATCCAATTGTACAATCTTCAAAAACAGCAGTTGGATGAGAACCATTTTGTCGTTCATCCACATGATGTGATTCGATTGAATACCTCTTTGTTGATTCCCGGAATATATTTCGTAGCCATCAGATCCGGAGAGCGTGTTGAGTATTTGAAATTTGTGAAGGGATAG